In Leptospira saintgironsiae, one genomic interval encodes:
- a CDS encoding DedA family protein, translated as METIKYLLDFFLHLENHLDALIVAYGTWIYLILFLIIFCETGLVVTPILPGDSLLFALGAFAARGSLDLSILLILLIIAAILGDTVNYAIGHLAGDKILAKEKVPFLNKKHLEKAHQFYEEYGGKTIIIARFIPIVRTFAPFVAGIGSMTYTKFILYNIVGGVVWIAIFLFGGYKFGNLEFVQRNFKIVILAIIVISVMPAVIEYIREMRKTKASEK; from the coding sequence TTGGAAACTATCAAATATCTTTTAGACTTCTTCTTACATCTTGAAAATCATTTGGATGCATTGATCGTTGCTTATGGAACTTGGATCTATTTGATCCTATTCTTGATCATTTTTTGTGAAACCGGTCTTGTTGTAACTCCTATACTTCCGGGAGATAGCTTGTTATTTGCATTAGGTGCATTTGCAGCCAGAGGAAGTTTAGATCTTAGTATCTTACTTATACTTCTCATTATTGCTGCGATCTTAGGTGATACTGTTAATTATGCGATTGGTCATTTGGCAGGAGATAAGATCCTCGCAAAGGAGAAGGTCCCCTTCTTAAATAAAAAGCACTTAGAAAAGGCTCATCAATTCTACGAAGAATACGGTGGAAAAACTATCATCATCGCAAGATTTATCCCTATCGTTCGGACGTTTGCTCCTTTCGTAGCAGGGATCGGAAGTATGACTTATACTAAATTCATTTTGTATAATATAGTCGGCGGAGTTGTCTGGATCGCTATTTTCTTATTCGGCGGTTATAAGTTCGGGAACCTGGAGTTTGTTCAAAGGAACTTCAAGATAGTTATTCTAGCGATCATTGTCATTTCAGTAATGCCTGCGGTGATAGAGTATATTAGAGAAATGAGAAAAACAAAGGCCTCGGAAAAATAA
- a CDS encoding prohibitin family protein, with product MTRFQLITKSLSLSALLSLSLFAGTGCYTNIRPGEAGLRYHPLTSGLQKDLLTNAIYFYAPWNDVVLYQTQWTSYKEKVDVLTRDDLTINVVAAVILRPVPGEIFNLQIEIGPDYYEKVVRPQFRTSVRNALSAYSMIKISKETPKVSQDIRQALGEKLRGKHVEIDDVIIDDIEYSRPILTAIEGKLTKEQEQEQMKFEINIAKKDAEITVIHAEAKAKSTVIEAEGTAQATVIEAQARAKAQKMIAAQLTKQYIQLKAFENPNTKLLFVPTGKDSLPMIINTPSDGPKAMDLPSAGDK from the coding sequence ATGACCAGGTTTCAATTAATAACAAAAAGTTTGAGTTTGTCTGCCCTTCTTTCCCTGAGCTTATTCGCGGGAACAGGTTGTTACACGAATATTCGTCCAGGAGAAGCAGGACTCAGATACCACCCTTTAACAAGCGGGTTACAAAAGGACCTATTGACGAATGCAATTTATTTCTACGCTCCATGGAACGATGTAGTATTATACCAAACCCAATGGACCTCGTACAAAGAGAAAGTGGACGTTCTTACCAGAGACGATTTGACCATTAACGTTGTGGCCGCAGTCATTCTAAGACCTGTTCCAGGAGAAATCTTTAATCTTCAAATAGAGATTGGTCCGGACTATTACGAAAAAGTGGTGCGCCCTCAATTCAGGACATCTGTTCGTAACGCCTTATCCGCATATAGTATGATCAAAATTTCCAAAGAAACACCTAAGGTCTCTCAGGATATTCGCCAAGCCTTGGGAGAAAAATTAAGAGGAAAACATGTAGAAATAGATGATGTGATCATAGACGATATTGAATACAGCCGTCCAATCCTAACCGCGATCGAAGGTAAACTTACGAAAGAACAAGAACAGGAACAGATGAAGTTCGAGATTAATATAGCGAAGAAGGACGCGGAAATTACAGTAATCCATGCAGAAGCTAAAGCAAAATCCACAGTGATTGAAGCAGAAGGAACTGCACAAGCAACTGTGATCGAAGCGCAAGCAAGAGCTAAAGCTCAGAAGATGATTGCAGCCCAGTTGACAAAACAATATATCCAACTAAAAGCTTTCGAAAATCCTAATACAAAACTTTTGTTTGTTCCTACAGGAAAAGATTCTCTTCCTATGATCATAAATACTCCTTCCGACGGACCTAAGGCTATGGACCTTCCTTCCGCAGGAGATAAATAA
- a CDS encoding SRPBCC domain-containing protein, protein MKADLTELKVELRGEREVVATRYFSAPRQLVFDCFTKPELMRRWLTGPEGWTLEKIENDLRVGGNYLYVFADQKGIQMGVYGKFLEVIIPEKFANNENYATDMSTFNPEGPTNPDATVESRTFTTEGNLTLMTHVVKFASAEVREAEIGAVEAWKDICLVLDKLLAELSG, encoded by the coding sequence ATGAAAGCAGATCTAACAGAATTGAAGGTAGAGCTTAGAGGTGAAAGAGAAGTTGTGGCTACACGTTATTTTTCCGCGCCTCGTCAATTGGTATTCGATTGTTTCACTAAACCCGAGTTAATGCGTCGTTGGTTGACTGGTCCCGAAGGTTGGACTCTTGAGAAGATTGAAAACGATCTTAGGGTAGGGGGCAATTACCTATACGTCTTTGCAGATCAAAAAGGGATTCAAATGGGTGTTTATGGAAAATTTCTTGAAGTGATCATTCCTGAGAAATTTGCGAATAACGAAAATTATGCGACAGACATGTCCACCTTTAATCCGGAAGGCCCGACAAATCCAGATGCTACTGTAGAGTCTCGCACCTTTACAACAGAAGGAAATTTAACCCTCATGACTCACGTGGTCAAATTCGCTTCTGCAGAAGTGCGTGAGGCGGAAATCGGTGCAGTCGAAGCTTGGAAAGATATCTGCTTAGTGCTCGATAAACTATTGGCAGAACTTTCTGGATAA
- a CDS encoding fatty acid desaturase: MKKNTELKETLGSVREIISDSSFDNPAYLGIAYFIRDLFFFSVTIFLLWNVETWYYLPFLWAFAGLITASLFIIGHDACHGSLFKNERLAYWIGQIAMLPSLHAYNQWGYGHNRVHHGHTIKVKGDFVWHPVTPEQYKNFGIFRKAFHRLSWSALGGGIYYLVEIWLKGMVLFTAPMKEALRDKLLMLTFAFGSAGAVFYFGGNTPTGFDLGLGTWFFLKVWLLPFISWNYFIGVTVYVHHIRPEVPWKEADDWTPFYGQMRGTVNYHVPKLLNFFMHNIFIHSPHHVHMKIPFYKLGQALEEIKVHYGAYVVERKSVWKDYMESTSKCKLMDPDTGRWMTYSEAFNDEDESEPELETAAT, from the coding sequence ATGAAAAAGAATACAGAACTGAAAGAAACTCTTGGAAGCGTAAGGGAAATTATCTCCGACAGCAGCTTCGACAATCCCGCTTATTTAGGGATCGCATATTTTATCCGAGATCTATTCTTCTTCTCGGTCACTATATTCCTGCTTTGGAATGTAGAAACTTGGTATTATCTTCCTTTTCTTTGGGCATTTGCAGGATTGATCACCGCTTCTCTTTTTATTATAGGCCATGATGCTTGCCATGGATCTTTATTCAAAAATGAAAGACTTGCTTATTGGATCGGACAGATCGCAATGCTTCCTTCTCTTCATGCTTATAACCAATGGGGATATGGACATAATAGAGTTCACCACGGACATACAATCAAGGTAAAAGGTGATTTCGTATGGCATCCAGTAACTCCTGAACAATATAAAAATTTTGGAATATTCAGAAAGGCATTTCATAGACTTTCCTGGTCTGCATTAGGAGGAGGGATCTATTATCTGGTAGAAATCTGGCTAAAAGGAATGGTTCTTTTTACAGCTCCAATGAAAGAAGCTCTCAGGGATAAATTGTTAATGCTTACATTTGCATTCGGTTCTGCAGGCGCTGTTTTCTATTTTGGGGGAAACACTCCGACTGGATTTGATCTTGGGCTCGGAACTTGGTTTTTCCTAAAAGTTTGGCTTCTTCCTTTTATTTCTTGGAATTATTTTATCGGAGTTACCGTATATGTGCATCATATTCGTCCGGAAGTTCCTTGGAAAGAGGCGGATGATTGGACTCCTTTTTACGGACAAATGAGAGGAACAGTAAATTATCATGTGCCCAAATTGCTGAACTTCTTCATGCATAATATTTTCATCCATTCTCCTCATCATGTTCATATGAAAATTCCTTTCTATAAATTGGGCCAGGCTTTGGAAGAGATCAAAGTACATTACGGAGCTTATGTGGTAGAAAGAAAATCCGTTTGGAAAGACTATATGGAATCCACATCCAAATGTAAACTGATGGATCCAGATACCGGAAGATGGATGACCTACTCGGAAGCATTTAACGATGAGGATGAGTCAGAGCCTGAATTAGAAACTGCTGCGACTTAA
- a CDS encoding dihydrofolate reductase family protein: protein MRKLIMWNVITLDGYFEGETHWDLSFHELVWGQELEELSLTQLRSADMLVFGATTYKGMADYWIKAEEEKTEGEIAKFMNGIRKIVCSSTLKTADWNNSTIVKNAAVEIPKLKEQGSGDMFVFGSGNLSGSLLKAELFDEIRLCIAPTFLGKGKLLFNQGIPNKKLKLLESRTLATGGIFVRYAPE from the coding sequence ATGAGAAAACTGATAATGTGGAATGTAATCACCTTGGATGGATATTTTGAGGGCGAGACACACTGGGACTTGAGTTTCCATGAACTTGTTTGGGGTCAAGAGCTTGAGGAGTTAAGCCTCACTCAATTAAGATCAGCCGACATGCTTGTGTTTGGTGCGACTACTTACAAAGGAATGGCAGATTATTGGATCAAAGCTGAAGAAGAAAAGACGGAAGGAGAAATCGCCAAATTTATGAATGGGATCCGAAAAATCGTCTGCTCTTCTACTCTCAAAACTGCCGACTGGAACAACAGTACAATCGTAAAAAATGCTGCGGTCGAAATTCCTAAATTAAAAGAGCAAGGCAGCGGGGATATGTTTGTATTCGGAAGTGGCAACTTATCCGGATCCTTACTGAAAGCTGAGTTATTTGATGAGATTCGTCTATGCATTGCGCCTACATTTTTAGGAAAGGGAAAACTTTTGTTCAATCAGGGAATTCCCAATAAAAAACTCAAACTACTTGAATCTCGCACCCTTGCTACAGGAGGCATCTTTGTTCGTTATGCTCCTGAATAA
- a CDS encoding aminoglycoside 6-adenylyltransferase, with product MEKIDLFIKKVNEFASNNNAIEGVAIAGSFISNELDEYSDIDFVIVLKDGIRYARKEMIDFANNFGTLLSAFTGEHVGERRLLICLYEDPFLHVDFKFIQLSELKDRIENPVFTYKNNKQIPSILESTKAQWPNPDFQWIEDRFWVWVHYAGTKLGRGEYFETIDFLSFVRNVVLGPLLHLKNKSLPRGVRKLEFILDPIDLEKLKSTVPSYNFKSIKDSILSSVKLYQELRLALYNSDIKNLSEAENYALNYLNNIND from the coding sequence ATGGAGAAGATAGATCTATTCATCAAGAAAGTGAATGAGTTTGCTTCGAATAACAACGCAATCGAAGGCGTTGCAATAGCAGGCTCATTCATTTCCAACGAGCTTGATGAATATTCCGACATCGACTTTGTTATCGTATTAAAAGATGGGATTCGTTATGCGCGAAAAGAGATGATTGATTTCGCGAATAATTTCGGAACTTTACTATCGGCATTTACCGGCGAACACGTTGGAGAAAGAAGACTATTAATTTGCCTGTATGAAGATCCATTTCTTCACGTTGATTTTAAGTTCATTCAGCTTTCCGAATTAAAAGACCGGATCGAAAATCCAGTCTTCACTTACAAGAATAACAAACAGATCCCATCCATCCTCGAATCAACAAAAGCCCAATGGCCGAATCCAGATTTCCAATGGATAGAAGATCGATTTTGGGTTTGGGTACATTACGCAGGCACAAAGTTAGGAAGAGGAGAATATTTTGAGACGATTGATTTTTTATCATTCGTAAGAAATGTTGTTTTAGGTCCTCTCCTTCACCTTAAAAACAAATCTCTTCCCCGGGGAGTTCGGAAACTTGAATTCATTCTTGATCCAATCGATCTTGAAAAACTAAAATCCACAGTTCCTAGTTATAATTTTAAATCAATTAAGGACAGCATACTGAGTTCAGTTAAGCTATACCAAGAATTAAGATTGGCTCTTTATAATTCTGATATTAAAAACTTATCCGAAGCAGAGAATTATGCTTTGAACTATTTGAATAATATAAACGATTAA
- a CDS encoding SRPBCC family protein, whose product MSKEKTSFVYVTYIRSTPEKVFEAIMKPEITRLYWGHENISDWKPESTWEHVRANDRVVNIVGKVVEVVPPTRLVITWASPSQADDPESYSRVTFNVEPYEDMVKLTVLHDELEAGSGMAKGIQQGWPIVLSSLKSLLETGKGIDVFAKPKSASSGSLS is encoded by the coding sequence ATGAGTAAAGAGAAGACGAGCTTTGTTTATGTGACTTATATCCGCTCGACACCGGAAAAAGTTTTTGAGGCAATCATGAAGCCGGAGATCACACGACTCTATTGGGGTCATGAGAATATTTCAGACTGGAAGCCTGAATCAACCTGGGAGCATGTACGTGCTAACGATCGTGTAGTTAATATTGTAGGTAAAGTGGTTGAGGTAGTACCTCCAACACGCTTGGTAATCACTTGGGCAAGTCCTTCTCAAGCGGATGATCCTGAAAGTTATAGTCGAGTGACATTTAACGTAGAGCCATATGAAGACATGGTGAAGCTAACAGTTCTTCATGATGAACTCGAAGCAGGTAGTGGAATGGCTAAGGGAATCCAACAAGGTTGGCCGATCGTTCTTTCTAGTCTTAAGTCCTTGTTGGAAACAGGGAAGGGTATCGATGTTTTTGCGAAACCTAAGTCTGCTTCCAGTGGAAGTCTTTCATGA
- a CDS encoding adenylate/guanylate cyclase domain-containing protein, whose protein sequence is MKKVNDIYDTIREWFQAKKITSGLTQSEARPVRTTFYTQLSMLVIPTLLVFSIYFNEPPETHTFSFIHYFLLIIPLLFAFYLLRLRYYNLSAVITLVAVNYHLLALTMSQADDPAPLAFLLTSTLSFLMISKKFNTVRVVISILPLGLFLFSQYYYKVLGGHAIFGPPRWVVPAEYLMPPLVLLCFTFVLVVYQFVKAVDLAEAKLTEEHKKSEQLLLNILPEEIAQELKEKGVSEPRLHRSATVCFTDFKGFTQIAETLSPAELVAELDRCFSYFDSVMERNNLEKLKTIGDSYMFAGSIPESNRTHAVDCVMAALEIQAFMNQMKEIKANQGLPYWELRLGIHSGDLIAGVIGEKKFAYDVWSDTVNTASRCESSGIPGRINISGATYELVKDFFECEYRGAVPAKNKGEIEMYFVNGLLADLRRAGEDRIPNEEFLRRYKQL, encoded by the coding sequence ATGAAGAAAGTAAATGATATATATGATACGATTCGAGAATGGTTTCAGGCTAAAAAAATCACTAGTGGTCTGACTCAGTCCGAAGCAAGGCCGGTACGAACTACATTTTATACTCAATTGAGTATGCTTGTGATCCCGACACTACTAGTTTTCTCAATCTATTTTAATGAACCTCCTGAAACCCATACTTTCTCTTTTATCCATTATTTCCTTCTCATCATTCCGTTACTATTTGCCTTTTATTTATTAAGATTACGTTATTATAATTTATCTGCGGTAATTACATTAGTCGCTGTTAATTATCACCTTTTGGCGCTGACAATGTCTCAAGCGGATGATCCTGCACCGTTAGCGTTTTTACTTACTTCCACTTTGTCATTTCTAATGATCTCTAAGAAGTTTAATACTGTAAGGGTCGTAATCTCCATTTTGCCATTAGGGCTTTTTCTTTTTAGCCAGTATTATTATAAAGTTTTAGGTGGGCATGCGATATTTGGTCCACCGAGATGGGTAGTACCGGCCGAATATCTCATGCCCCCTCTGGTCTTACTATGTTTTACTTTTGTTCTGGTTGTTTACCAATTTGTGAAGGCGGTAGATTTGGCAGAGGCAAAGTTAACGGAAGAACATAAAAAGTCGGAGCAATTGCTTCTTAATATATTGCCGGAAGAAATTGCCCAAGAGTTGAAAGAGAAAGGAGTTTCAGAACCGCGCTTGCATCGCAGTGCAACGGTTTGTTTTACTGACTTCAAGGGTTTCACTCAGATTGCGGAGACTCTATCTCCTGCGGAACTCGTTGCCGAACTCGACCGCTGTTTCTCTTATTTTGATAGTGTAATGGAGAGAAATAATTTAGAGAAACTTAAGACGATCGGAGATAGTTATATGTTCGCGGGTAGTATCCCGGAATCGAATCGAACACATGCGGTCGACTGCGTAATGGCCGCTCTTGAAATCCAGGCTTTCATGAATCAAATGAAAGAAATCAAAGCAAACCAGGGCCTACCTTACTGGGAGCTTCGACTTGGGATCCACTCAGGCGATTTGATAGCAGGCGTAATTGGTGAGAAGAAGTTTGCTTACGACGTTTGGAGCGATACTGTCAATACTGCAAGCAGATGTGAATCATCTGGTATTCCCGGCCGTATCAATATTTCTGGCGCCACATACGAACTAGTAAAAGATTTTTTCGAATGCGAATATAGGGGTGCTGTGCCCGCCAAAAATAAAGGAGAGATCGAAATGTACTTTGTCAATGGTCTCCTTGCGGATCTTCGACGAGCAGGAGAAGATCGGATCCCGAACGAAGAGTTTCTGAGAAGATATAAGCAGCTTTGA
- a CDS encoding YciI family protein, whose amino-acid sequence MKFFLIELEYLVPLEKLDQAVPAHREFLQTLYDVGTFLLSGPKEPRNGGKIIAKSISLEKISELMKEDPFAKLGYANYKFTEFHPVKHQTFLKSWLEG is encoded by the coding sequence ATGAAATTTTTCCTGATCGAATTAGAATATTTAGTACCCCTCGAAAAATTAGACCAAGCGGTCCCTGCTCATAGAGAGTTTTTACAAACCTTGTATGATGTTGGGACCTTTCTTCTGTCCGGACCTAAAGAACCGAGAAATGGCGGAAAGATCATCGCAAAGTCGATCTCCTTAGAAAAGATCAGCGAATTAATGAAAGAAGATCCGTTTGCGAAATTAGGCTACGCAAATTATAAATTCACTGAGTTCCATCCGGTAAAACACCAGACATTCCTAAAGAGTTGGTTAGAAGGCTGA
- a CDS encoding ArsR/SmtB family transcription factor → MQNLDSTFAALADPTRRAILMRLAKGDSTVMELAKPFKMSQPAISRHLKVLEEAGLISTTIRAQERPRRLETAPLKKATDWIEKYRQMWEKNYQSLDGLLEELKTMQTIGDE, encoded by the coding sequence ATGCAAAATCTCGACTCTACCTTTGCTGCACTTGCTGACCCAACTCGCCGTGCGATTCTTATGCGTCTCGCAAAAGGCGACTCTACGGTCATGGAGCTTGCTAAACCCTTTAAAATGAGCCAGCCGGCAATTTCACGGCATCTCAAAGTTTTAGAGGAAGCGGGTCTTATCTCAACCACGATCAGAGCGCAGGAACGCCCGCGCAGACTTGAGACCGCACCTCTCAAAAAAGCCACTGATTGGATTGAGAAGTACCGCCAAATGTGGGAGAAGAACTATCAATCACTTGATGGGCTACTTGAAGAATTGAAGACGATGCAAACAATAGGAGATGAATAG
- a CDS encoding UvrD-helicase domain-containing protein, which yields MNISQFSEAQQEIIQDHSRFLQVIAAAGSGKTSTLVGVVQNELSKGTSGEEILVLSFTRKAAGEIRERIKKKTNIDSVRVHTFHAFCLRALITWHPDFKNKRSSILTSSEKNSFFREWFRKESDIIGGIPYRLLIETSTLPADFPQTWKSPLLEDYKNFKRKEGKLDLDDLVTMFLDSLENGESWTEIPKRSLKRILVDEFQDTDPEQLRFLKLLSEQSRILVVGDDSQGIYSFRKADIFNFLNFPKMFQPCTRKFLNTNYRSLPKIVDTSSIPISKNKNKIEKKVIAHRKGKAIVSRLKIDKIPELFAYLGELYKRSGGELKILCRSNHRIREYLRVGVPPELLLTIHSAKGLEFHTVIVDLADGWNLRKDSPEHIREEEHRVLYVGLSRAKDCLIILGKKTGSGRETAEDLFFSYFKSELPIFKS from the coding sequence ATGAACATTTCCCAATTCAGCGAAGCCCAACAAGAGATCATACAAGATCATTCCAGATTTTTACAAGTAATCGCCGCAGCAGGTTCCGGAAAGACCAGCACCTTAGTAGGAGTAGTACAAAACGAACTCTCTAAAGGTACAAGCGGAGAAGAAATACTGGTCCTAAGTTTTACTCGAAAGGCCGCGGGCGAGATCAGAGAAAGAATTAAGAAAAAAACTAATATAGATTCAGTAAGAGTTCATACATTTCATGCATTCTGCCTGAGAGCATTGATCACCTGGCATCCTGATTTTAAAAATAAAAGATCTTCTATACTAACTTCTTCTGAAAAGAATTCATTCTTTAGAGAATGGTTCCGCAAAGAATCGGATATCATCGGCGGGATTCCATATAGGCTTTTGATCGAAACTTCTACATTACCTGCCGATTTTCCTCAAACTTGGAAAAGCCCGTTATTAGAAGATTACAAAAACTTCAAACGAAAAGAAGGAAAACTAGACCTGGACGATTTAGTCACAATGTTTTTAGATTCTTTAGAAAATGGAGAATCTTGGACAGAAATTCCAAAGAGAAGTTTGAAAAGGATCTTAGTAGATGAATTCCAAGACACTGATCCGGAACAACTTAGATTTTTAAAATTACTATCGGAACAATCCAGGATTTTGGTTGTTGGAGATGACAGTCAGGGAATTTATTCCTTCAGAAAAGCGGATATATTCAATTTTTTGAATTTTCCTAAAATGTTCCAACCTTGCACTCGAAAATTCCTGAACACGAATTATAGATCCTTACCTAAGATTGTGGATACTTCTTCCATACCTATCTCTAAAAATAAGAACAAAATAGAGAAGAAGGTAATCGCTCACAGAAAAGGAAAAGCAATCGTTTCCAGGCTCAAAATAGATAAGATCCCGGAACTATTTGCTTATTTGGGAGAATTGTATAAGCGAAGTGGAGGAGAATTAAAAATATTATGTCGTTCTAATCATAGGATCAGAGAATATTTGCGTGTGGGAGTTCCACCTGAGCTTTTACTTACGATCCATTCTGCCAAAGGTTTAGAATTTCATACTGTAATTGTGGACTTAGCAGACGGGTGGAATCTCAGAAAAGATTCTCCAGAACATATTAGAGAAGAAGAACATAGAGTTTTATATGTTGGGCTATCTAGAGCCAAGGACTGCCTAATCATCTTGGGTAAAAAGACAGGTTCAGGCAGAGAAACTGCAGAGGACTTATTTTTCTCTTATTTTAAGAGCGAACTTCCAATCTTCAAATCTTGA
- a CDS encoding GAF domain-containing protein, translated as MAESIIVTETTDRKTLYRELYPQLESLTLNETDLIANLANIVGALRQTFQFFWVGVYFVKGEELVLGPFQGPVACTRISFGKGVCGSSWKRKETILVPDVEKFPGHIACSSESKSEIVIPALDDSENVFLVLDVDSDRLDDFSETDQIELENIARLIEKLWNKQPSSV; from the coding sequence GTGGCCGAATCGATTATCGTAACTGAAACTACGGATAGAAAAACATTATACCGGGAATTATATCCTCAATTGGAAAGTTTAACTCTAAATGAAACGGATCTGATCGCTAATCTTGCAAATATAGTCGGTGCCTTGCGCCAGACATTCCAATTTTTTTGGGTAGGTGTCTATTTCGTAAAGGGAGAAGAATTAGTATTGGGACCTTTTCAAGGTCCGGTTGCATGTACTAGGATTTCCTTTGGAAAAGGAGTTTGCGGATCTTCTTGGAAGAGAAAAGAAACGATCCTGGTCCCAGATGTGGAAAAATTTCCGGGGCATATCGCTTGCAGTTCAGAATCCAAATCCGAGATAGTGATCCCTGCGTTAGACGATTCTGAGAATGTATTCTTGGTTTTAGATGTGGATAGCGATCGATTGGATGATTTTTCCGAAACGGACCAGATCGAGTTGGAGAATATAGCCCGTTTAATCGAAAAATTATGGAATAAACAACCTTCCTCCGTTTGA
- a CDS encoding VOC family protein, with the protein MAVKRMDNVAIVVEDLEATIALFTEIGLELEGQMRVEGSWADHVVGLEGMQVDMAMMKTPDGHSRLELSKFIRPKAISREPKNAPSNTIGYLRVMFAVTDIKDTVARLEKHGVTLVGKLEQYEDTYLLCYLRTPEGFIIALAEELK; encoded by the coding sequence ATGGCAGTGAAACGAATGGACAATGTTGCTATTGTTGTAGAAGATCTTGAGGCTACGATTGCTCTATTCACCGAAATTGGTTTAGAGCTCGAAGGACAAATGAGAGTCGAAGGATCCTGGGCGGACCATGTTGTAGGGCTTGAAGGAATGCAAGTCGATATGGCGATGATGAAAACACCTGATGGGCATAGCAGACTAGAACTGTCTAAATTTATCAGACCGAAAGCCATAAGCCGGGAACCAAAGAATGCTCCCTCCAATACTATAGGTTATCTTCGTGTGATGTTTGCAGTCACGGATATCAAAGATACAGTCGCTCGACTCGAAAAACATGGAGTTACACTCGTCGGCAAATTGGAACAGTACGAAGATACTTATCTTCTATGTTATTTAAGAACCCCAGAAGGATTCATCATCGCACTCGCCGAGGAACTCAAATAA
- a CDS encoding DUF2200 domain-containing protein has protein sequence MENSKVFAMSFSKVYPLYIQKAERKGRTKAEVDKIIFWLTGYDSKSFQKQLKNEVNFKEFFDQAPHLNDNVSLIKGVVCGIRVEDVEDKLMQKIRYLDKLVDELAKGKAMEKILRGSV, from the coding sequence ATGGAAAATTCGAAAGTTTTTGCTATGTCTTTCTCAAAAGTTTATCCTCTATACATCCAAAAGGCAGAAAGAAAAGGACGAACAAAAGCAGAAGTAGATAAAATCATTTTTTGGCTCACTGGATACGATTCTAAAAGTTTTCAAAAACAACTTAAGAATGAAGTGAACTTCAAAGAATTTTTTGATCAGGCGCCTCATCTCAATGATAATGTATCACTGATCAAAGGAGTGGTATGCGGCATTCGTGTAGAAGATGTAGAAGATAAACTTATGCAGAAGATCCGCTATTTAGATAAGTTGGTAGATGAATTGGCCAAAGGAAAGGCCATGGAAAAAATATTACGGGGGTCTGTTTAG
- a CDS encoding GFA family protein, translating into MSSPFTGGCACGAIRYLTKHEPVFQNHCQCRDCQLRSGTGHGSYLTFPARAEMTITGEATHWEVAGDSGNIKIHSFCPKCGTPVYLRFAAMPDMIAVHAGSLDEPGRFAPHVLTYKVRGLAWDSIDPGLKAFEKMPTG; encoded by the coding sequence ATGAGTTCACCATTTACTGGCGGATGTGCATGTGGTGCTATCCGTTACTTGACCAAGCATGAACCTGTCTTTCAAAATCATTGTCAATGTCGTGACTGCCAGCTCAGAAGTGGTACAGGACATGGTTCATACCTGACCTTTCCCGCTCGAGCTGAGATGACAATCACTGGCGAAGCAACTCATTGGGAAGTTGCGGGTGATAGTGGTAACATAAAGATACATTCTTTCTGCCCAAAATGTGGAACTCCCGTTTATCTACGTTTTGCAGCTATGCCGGATATGATTGCTGTTCATGCAGGAAGTTTAGATGAGCCTGGCCGTTTTGCACCTCATGTACTTACTTACAAAGTTCGAGGATTAGCATGGGATTCAATTGATCCTGGGTTGAAAGCATTTGAGAAGATGCCGACTGGTTAA
- a CDS encoding ArsR/SmtB family transcription factor, giving the protein MDADNVFKALGDPTRRKLLDLLYEKNGQTLGQLCEHLDMTRQSTTQHIGILESANLISTVWRGREKLHFINPVPLHEVYERWVRKFEQQRLSLLYDLKKELEGENNE; this is encoded by the coding sequence ATGGACGCTGATAATGTTTTCAAAGCGCTGGGAGATCCGACACGCAGAAAGCTTCTCGACCTTTTATACGAGAAGAACGGCCAAACTTTGGGCCAGCTCTGCGAGCACCTTGACATGACTCGGCAATCTACTACGCAACATATCGGGATCCTTGAATCGGCCAATCTGATAAGCACGGTTTGGCGGGGAAGAGAGAAGTTGCATTTTATAAACCCCGTGCCGTTGCATGAGGTCTACGAACGCTGGGTTAGAAAATTTGAACAGCAACGACTTAGTCTGTTGTATGACCTTAAAAAGGAACTCGAAGGAGAGAATAATGAGTAA